A region of the Candidatus Afararchaeum irisae genome:
TTACCTGTGCCCCCCTTGTCGAGAAACGTCGCAACACGGAGAGGTGGCTTCATATACCTATGTTAACGCGGTCTCGTATAAGCCTTTGTCAGACATCAGACATCAGACACGAGATGGCAACTTAGAATAAGTCAGACCCACAATCCAACAGCGATGCACGACCTCGTCGTAGTCGGAGGAGGACCCGCGGGCTCGACTCTCGCGCGTGAGTCTGCCGAGAGGGGTCTAGACGTCGTACTTCTCGAAAAGGGAGAGATAGGTCTGCCTCTCGCTTGTTCGGGACATCTCTCCGACGAGATCTGGGACTTTCTCCCCGAGTCGGCGCGGTCGCTGGTCGAGAACGAGATACGTGGCGCGCGGTTCCACGTCGGCGACTCGACCTACAGGTTCTACTCCGACTCGACAGTCTCGTACGCCTTAGACAGGGTTGAGATGGACAGGCTCCTCGCACGTGAGGCGGAGAAGGCAGGCGCGACAGTTCTGGAGAGACACGAGGCTACGAGTCTGAGCGTTGACACCTCGACAGTCGAGGTCTCTACCCACGACGATGTCTTCGAGTCACGTCTCGTCGCTGGATGTGACGGACCCTTCTCGACAGTCAGGGAGTCGCTTGGATTCGACGACCCCGGCGAGATACTCCACGGCTTTCTCGGATTCACGGACGAGGACGGCACGGATGACTTCGTCGACGTCTACCTCGATGTCCCGGGTTTCTTCGGATGGAGGATACCGAGGGGCGACTCAGTCGAGTACGGCGCGGCTTCGCGCTCCGACGTACGTGAGAAGTTCGAGACGTACGTCGCCCCTGACGCCGATCTCAGAGACGTGTGTGGTGGAGGAATACCACTCGTCCCGCCGTCTGAGACAGCCGATCCCGAGAGACGCGCCTTTCTGGTCGGTGACGCCGCCGCACAGGTCAAGCCATTCACGGGCGGTGGGATAGTATACGGAATGACCGCCGCGGGGATCGGAGCCGAGGTCATCGATCCTGAGAGACCCGAGACTCTCGCCGAGTATGAGACACGGTGGAGAGACGAACTCGGGCGCGATATTCTCCTCGGCAGGCTCATAAGGAGATTCTACGATCTTCCTGCCTTCGTGCAGAGGAAAGTCCTGGGACTCTTCGAGGGAGAGATATACGTCGACATGGACCGTCCAACATCTCTGTTTAACAGACGTACGGCACGACGTGTACTCGGAAACCTAACGTCTTCTGAGTCTCTGAGTCAGTATAGCAAACTTTGATAACCCACCGACTCAATAACGGGGTATGGTAAAAGCATACGTTCTGATAGAGTGCGAGACGGGATCGATACAGTCGATAGTCGATGACATACGGGGGATAGACGCCGTCACCGACGCTACTGCGGTCACGGGAGAGTACGACATAATCACTGAGCTTGAGGTCGATCAGGTAGACCAGATACTCAAGACGGTCGCAGGACGTATACACGAGCTTCCGGGCGTCGAGGACACGACGACGTGTATATCGACTTAGAATAAGAATAAAAAGACAGTATTCGGGCGTGGCTGGAGAAAGATACTGATACGACGTGAGCACCTCAGAATCCGACACAGAGACAGAGACGGACTCCGACCCTGACCCCGACTCCGGAGAGGAGAGGGTGACTGACAGCCTCGTGGACGTCCTACGGACGGGGAGGTCTCTGGCTGTCGTCTGCCACGACAATCCTGACCCCGACTGTATAGCGAGCGCGCTGAGTCTCCGAAGGATAGCCGAGGAGGAAGAGCTCGATGTCATCGAGATACTCTACGGAGGTGACATCTCTCACCAGCAGAACCGCGCCTTCGTCAACCTCCTCGGCATAGAGATGCAGCATCTCTCGGAGTCGGACGTCGACGCGTACGACCTAGTCGCCTTCGTCGATCACTCAGTTCCGGGAGCCAACAACTCGGTTCCCGAGGAGGTCGATGTCGACATAGTCATAGACCACCATCCCCTCGACGACGAGGTCGAAGCGAGGTACGTAGACAGGAGAACCGAGTACGGCGCGACGACGACTCTTCTCGTCGAGTACCTCCGTGAGCTCGGAATAGAGCCCGATACCGACCTCGCGACGGCTCTTCTGTTTGCGATAAGGAGAGAGACACTCAACTTCCTCCGTGACACGACGCCGAAGGAGTACGACGCCGCGCGTTATCTCCATCCCCTCGCCGACAAGACCATGTTGAGGGAGATGGTACAGCCCGCTTTCACGCCCGCGACACTCGACACTATAGGCGAGGCGATACGTAACCGTGAGGTTCGGGCATCGGCTCTAATCTCGGGGGTCGGACGTACGACCGAGAGGGACGCTCTTCCTCAGTGTGCCGACTACCTCATGAACCTCGAAGGCGTCGCCACTGTCGTCGTCTTCGGAATCGTCAACGACGACATACATATAAGTGCGAGGTCGAACGACTCACGCATAAACCTCGACGACGTGATGAGGGAGGCTTTCGGTGACGTCGGAAGCGCGGGAGGACACCATGACATGGCTGGCGCGCAGATACCCCTCGGAATCTTCTCCGACCTCGCCGACTCCGAGGAGTACGTCGACCTCGCGTCGGAGATAATCGAGAGACGTTTCTTCGATGCTATGAACCTGTCCGCGACTACCTCGAACGGAAACGGGGAGTGATGAAAGCGTATCCAGATCCCAGCGGGCTCGAAGTCTGGGAGGCCGCGACTACCTCGAACGGAAACGGGGAGTGATGAAAGAGGGGATACGTGTCCTCGGGGTCGCAGAGAGCTATACCCCGGGGTCGGACGAGTCGGTTCTCGGTGGCGTTGTAATGAGAGGCGACGGACGTCTCGACGGCTTCGTCTTCGGCTCTTCTCTGGTAGGCGGAACAGATGTCACCGACTCAGTGATAGATATGTACGACAGACTCGACAGGGACGACATACACGCCGTGATGGTCGGAGGTATCGCCGTCTCGTGGTACAACGTCGTCGACCTGAGACGTATAGAGGACGAAACGGGAGTTCCGGCTCTGAGCGTGAGCTTCGAGGAGGGCGGCGACCTCACCGACTCGATCCGTGACGAGTTCGAGGGCGAGGAAGCCGACGAAAGGGT
Encoded here:
- a CDS encoding NAD(P)/FAD-dependent oxidoreductase yields the protein MHDLVVVGGGPAGSTLARESAERGLDVVLLEKGEIGLPLACSGHLSDEIWDFLPESARSLVENEIRGARFHVGDSTYRFYSDSTVSYALDRVEMDRLLAREAEKAGATVLERHEATSLSVDTSTVEVSTHDDVFESRLVAGCDGPFSTVRESLGFDDPGEILHGFLGFTDEDGTDDFVDVYLDVPGFFGWRIPRGDSVEYGAASRSDVREKFETYVAPDADLRDVCGGGIPLVPPSETADPERRAFLVGDAAAQVKPFTGGGIVYGMTAAGIGAEVIDPERPETLAEYETRWRDELGRDILLGRLIRRFYDLPAFVQRKVLGLFEGEIYVDMDRPTSLFNRRTARRVLGNLTSSESLSQYSKL
- a CDS encoding Lrp/AsnC ligand binding domain-containing protein — translated: MVKAYVLIECETGSIQSIVDDIRGIDAVTDATAVTGEYDIITELEVDQVDQILKTVAGRIHELPGVEDTTTCIST
- a CDS encoding bifunctional oligoribonuclease/PAP phosphatase NrnA, with the protein product MTDSLVDVLRTGRSLAVVCHDNPDPDCIASALSLRRIAEEEELDVIEILYGGDISHQQNRAFVNLLGIEMQHLSESDVDAYDLVAFVDHSVPGANNSVPEEVDVDIVIDHHPLDDEVEARYVDRRTEYGATTTLLVEYLRELGIEPDTDLATALLFAIRRETLNFLRDTTPKEYDAARYLHPLADKTMLREMVQPAFTPATLDTIGEAIRNREVRASALISGVGRTTERDALPQCADYLMNLEGVATVVVFGIVNDDIHISARSNDSRINLDDVMREAFGDVGSAGGHHDMAGAQIPLGIFSDLADSEEYVDLASEIIERRFFDAMNLSATTSNGNGE
- a CDS encoding DUF99 family protein, whose amino-acid sequence is MKEGIRVLGVAESYTPGSDESVLGGVVMRGDGRLDGFVFGSSLVGGTDVTDSVIDMYDRLDRDDIHAVMVGGIAVSWYNVVDLRRIEDETGVPALSVSFEEGGDLTDSIRDEFEGEEADERVEVYERQPERRRVEVETENTTTDVFVRSVGIDEEKADSVVRMLTTHGKRPEPVRIGRLVARAADAWEGTDGDGETEDT